The proteins below come from a single Oenanthe melanoleuca isolate GR-GAL-2019-014 chromosome Z, OMel1.0, whole genome shotgun sequence genomic window:
- the SMIM15 gene encoding small integral membrane protein 15 translates to MLDIKAWAEYIVEWAAKDPYGFLTTVILALTPLFVISAALSWKLAKMIEAREREQKKKQKRQENIAKAKRTKKD, encoded by the coding sequence atgTTGGATATTAAGGCTTGGGCGGAGTACATCGTGGAGTGGGCTGCCAAGGACCCCTACGGCTTTCTCACGACCGTGATCTTGGCTCTCACGCCGCTGTTTGTAATCAGTGCAGCGCTGTCGTGGAAGCTTGCAAAAATGATTGAGGCCCGGGAACGAgagcaaaagaagaaacagaaacgCCAGGAGAACATTGCAAAAGCCAAACGAACAAAGAAGGATTAA